A region of the Vicia villosa cultivar HV-30 ecotype Madison, WI unplaced genomic scaffold, Vvil1.0 ctg.002568F_1_1, whole genome shotgun sequence genome:
TCATTTGTCATCTTTGGTATAAAGCTAGCTTTAAATTGGATTCTTTAGTCACATGGTGGATGTGATCCATAAGTGATTATTCAACAATAATAATGGAATCATATCTGAAGCAAAAGGATTCATTCTAGTTTATAGTCATTTATACATACGATTGGTTTTTTGAGATCATCTACAGATATAAATACTTTCGAGAATGTTTGGATGACCTTATAGGAGCAGCTTATGATATGGCAATAAGCTGTTTTCAGCTTATGTCTAATAGGGATCTATATAAGCTCTCCAGGATAAtatatgaaaacaacttatagcTTATATGAAAACGATTcgactttattttatcttttgttatagaagTAGCTTGTAGATAAGCACTTCTATAATAAGTGCTTATGTGATAAATATTTAACTAAGTTATTTATCTAAACAGGGCCATAGTTGGTCATCTATGAGTGTAGATCTTCCTCAACGAACAAAGCTATCGACTTATTTTCGATAATTATTCATTACTTTTCCTGATTATTAACATTATGAAGCCCATGTAATAGATCCTCAGCATTGAAAGTTTTCTGCAGTGAAATCTCAACCCATGTGCTGAAATTAATTAAATAGTCTTCGAATTGCTGTGGAAAACCACTGGACTTTCGCCCGTGAAAATATCACGGGCGAGAAACCTGATCCTTCTAAACCATATTGTTTTAAGATTTTAAGAATGTACATTCGCGGTTATAATCCAGATCAGTTTTTTTTGCTTATTATTCCTTCTTCATAAATTAGTATAATTGTCTTATCTTAAGATTATTTGATTCTCGCAGATAGCAGATTCCAGGGAAGCATGCTAACATCGGCATCTTTTATATGCCAAGATATACTCCCCAGCGAGGTCTTTTCTTCTGAGAGATGTGGAGCTAGTAACTGGAGGAGATCTATAAAAGCCGAAGACGGAACCGGAACTGGTTTTAGGCCTCTTTCTTCGATTCCAATTACCAGTGCACATCCTCATTCAAGAACTCTATTTCCTTCGTATGGGGATAAACAATTTCCCTTTCTACACGAAAATGCTCCTACATCTGCTACTGGAAGCATCTTCTGTGAAGACAATAGCCAATATCCTCCTATCCTCGAAGGCTCGAATTCCAGATCACAATCATTATTCCAAGATACCTCCTTAGGAAGCGAAGACTTCAATGTTTTCGAAACAGAATCAACTGTTCAAGGATTATCGGGAGTATCGGATGGTGGTTGTGCTCTCTCTCTTCTGTCATCTCAATCCCAAAACTCTTCAAGCCAATCGTCGGGAATTCCCGTGCCGCGTCATCTGGTCCTTCCGAGCAGCCATAGCCATTTTAACATGAGTCAGGTTTCCGATAAGATGATAGGAATGAGTTCACAAACATCAAGTGGTGTGTCGGATAGGTTTCCGTCTGAATTAAATCCCACAGATGGAAATCATCTTAGTCCTATACTGATATCAGACAATAATGAAATTGTCCATTTTGAAATGGCGGATCGGATTTTTCAAGGGTCAGATTTTGTCAATGTAAAAGATCGTCTTTCGAGTGAAGATGGCACAACCATTGACTTGCTTCAACTTTCCTCACAACTTCAGCGCGTTGAGCACCAGAGACGAGCCTTGCAGGTGAAGCAAGAAAATGGTTCTTCTTGCTCTCTCCGGATTACTTAACATGCTTTTGACAGGTAGGTTCTGTTTCATGATATTTATTCACTGTCACTTTCCATTTAATCACGCACAACATTTCTCAGTTCAAACGTAAAAAAGATGATACTTTTGCAGGAAAGAACCCGTGTTATGCAGTATGCATGTAATGACAGACACCAATGCTAGTAATCTTGATCAATGTAAGGCATAGAGAAGGAGAACCTTAGTATCTGGCTCTTCTGCAACTCATGAGATACTAACTAGATTAAGTAGTTTTCTTGTGCTGAATACGGAACGAATATCTGACAAAAGGTTCTGATGCAA
Encoded here:
- the LOC131639230 gene encoding squamosa promoter-binding-like protein 13A, which codes for MESWNFVSQDKGSIFGWDLKTPSSFLGQQTIENETNQSFEELGFHGMLGKQLMNNLDDDVVVGGSSKIVMAGPNAFSVSSQEHFNSKLSNSLVDTNDCNSLIDLKLGGFGDHGGAIGASFSKGAAVLSSSSGSLPPTKRVRSSGVNSQIAYCQVYGCNKDLSGCKEYHKRHKVCEIHSKTSKVIVNGIEQRFCQQCSRFHLLAEFDDGKRSCRKRLAGHNERRRKPQVGIHSGRAGRLLQPYGDSRFQGSMLTSASFICQDILPSEVFSSERCGASNWRRSIKAEDGTGTGFRPLSSIPITSAHPHSRTLFPSYGDKQFPFLHENAPTSATGSIFCEDNSQYPPILEGSNSRSQSLFQDTSLGSEDFNVFETESTVQGLSGVSDGGCALSLLSSQSQNSSSQSSGIPVPRHLVLPSSHSHFNMSQVSDKMIGMSSQTSSGVSDRFPSELNPTDGNHLSPILISDNNEIVHFEMADRIFQGSDFVNVKDRLSSEDGTTIDLLQLSSQLQRVEHQRRALQVKQENGSSCSLRIT